In Malassezia japonica chromosome 2, complete sequence, one DNA window encodes the following:
- a CDS encoding uncharacterized protein (COG:S; EggNog:ENOG503P10J): MPLPAILVDTGDDRDDYAPFLEAVLRGNLTREEADDTQPVCIVITDIPDLVPAPRVHKFVEPVTDGTFFARIAGISSDAYAHAPDAKPGQELLWPLRDGQTIRVEDPEDPTAVSSLRALYTPGHAADHASFLLEEDNILLTGDNVLGRGSTVFEDLVLYLRSIQRSQALMSCRRPTPLGVYGTPLTGASGENVLYPGHGPVIPRGKDTLRRYIQHRLEREEQILALLCGRPGDKAFATEAVAFSDRVVRKQELAQGPRHPWTLHQLIAVLYADYETKMYPAVARGLLLHLQKLCRSAGDLPNPPFYVREPLPSTPWARKKRLVKSTRLPSYQRGNSDIPEAAKNEAEWWELMDVPWILVE, translated from the exons ATG CCGCTTCCTGCCATCCTTGTGGACACTGGTGATGACCGTGACGACTACGCGCCTTTTCTTGAGGCCGTCCTCCGCGGCAACCTGACCAGAGAAGAAGCGGATGATACGCAGCCTGTGTGCATTGTGATTACCGATAT CCCTGACTTGGTCCCTGCACCTCGCGTGCACAAGTTCGTGGAGCCGGTGACGGACGGGACGTTCTTTGCGCGGATCGCTGGCATCTCTTCCGATGCGTATGCGCATGCGCCCGATGCTAAACCTGGCCAAGAGCTTCTGTGGCCACTGCGGGATGGTCAGACCATTCGCGTAGAGGACCCGGAAGACCCGACCGCGGTCTCGTCGCTCCGTGCGCTCTATACGCCTGGCCATGCTGCGGATCATGCATCGTTCTTGTTGGAGGAGGACAACATCTTGCTCACAGGTGACAATGTGCTGGGCCGCGGCTCAACTGTTTTTGAAGATTTGGTGCTTTACCTGCGCAGCATTCAACGGAGTCAAGCGTTGATgtcgtgccgccgcccaacTCCCCTCGGCGTGTACGGCACGCCCCTTACTGGAGCTTCTGGCGAGAATGTCTTATATCCTGGTCACGGCCCTGTAATTCCGCGTGGAAAagacacgctgcgccgctacATTCagcatcgcctcgagcgcgaggagcagatCCTTGCGCTTCTCTGTGGCAGGCCTGGCGACAAGGCGTTtgcgaccgaggcggtcgcCTTCTCTGACCGTGTTGTGCGGAAGCAAGAGCTTGCACAAGGACCTCGGCATCCCTGGACGCTGCATCAACTGATTGCCGTGCTCTATGCCGACTACGAGACCAAAATGTAccccgccgtcgcgcgtggTCTTCTTTTGCACCTACAGAAACTGTGTCGGAGCGCTGGAGACTTGCCGAATCCTCCGTTCTACGTACGCGAACCGCTGCCCTCGACGCCGTGGGCGCGCAAGAAGCGGCTCGTAAAAAGCACGCGCCTCCCTTCCTACCAACGAGGGAACAGTGACATCCCCGAGGCAGCCAAGAATGAGGCCGAATGGTGGGAATTGATGGATGTCCCCTGGATCCTCGTAGAGTAG
- the ENO1 gene encoding phosphopyruvate hydratase (COG:G; EggNog:ENOG503NXC1) produces the protein MSIQKVQGRLIIDSRGNPTVEVDIWTQKGLFRAGVPSGASTGIHEAVELRDGDANKWVGKGVDKAVSNVNDIIGPELIKSGIPVTSQKDIDDFLLKLDGTPNKGKLGANAILGVSIAAAKAGAGEKNVPLYAYLAEIANTKKPYILPAPAMNVINGGSHAGNTLAFQEFMIVPTGAKTFTEAMQIGTEVYHNLKKVIKSKYGIDATNVGDEGGFAPNVKSADEALDLLIEAINKAGYEGRVKISLDVASSEFYKDGKYDLDFKNPNSDSSKWISGKELAQIYLGYIKKYPIISIEDPFDQDDWEAWSVLRAEAGITIIGDDLTVTNPLRIKTAIEKKACNGLLLKINQIGTISESIQAAQLAQSDNWAVMVSHRSGETEDTTIADVAVALNSGIIKTGAPARSERVSKYNALLRIESTEPDAVYAGIDGFTSGDNAPKVIRK, from the coding sequence ATGAGCATTCAGAAGGTGCAAGGTCGTCTTATCATTGACTCGCGTGGTAACCCCACTGTCGAGGTCGACATCTGGACCCAGAAGGGTCTTTTCCGCGCTGGTGTGCCGTCGGGTGCCTCGACCGGTATCCACGAGGCTGTGGAGCTCCGCGACGGTGACGCGAACAAGTGGGTCGGCAAGGGTGTCGACAAGGCTGTTTCCAACGTCAACGACATCATCGGCCCCGAGCTGATCAAGTCGGGAATCCCCGTTACGTCGCAGAAGGACATTGATGACTTCCTCCTCAAGCTCGACGGTACTCCTAACAAGGGCAAGCTCGGTGCCAACGCTATCCTCGGTGTCTCGATTGCCGCTGCCAAGGCTGGTGCCGGTGAGAAGAATGTCCCGCTTTACGCCTACCTCGCGGAGATTGCCAACACCAAGAAGCCCTACATCCTCCCCGCCCCCGCTATGAACGTCATCAACGGTGGTTCGCACGCCGGCAACACCCTGGCCTTCCAGGAGTTCATGATCGTGCCCACTGGCGCCAAGACCTTCACTGAGGCCATGCAGATCGGCACTGAGGTCTACCACAACCTCAAGAAGGTCATCAAGTCGAAGTACGGCATTGACGCTACCAACGTTGGTGACGAGGGTGGTTTCGCCCCCAACGTCAAGTCGGCTGACGAGGCCCTTGACCTCCTTATTGAGGCCATCAACAAGGCCGGCTACGAGGGCCGCGTCAAGATCTCGCTCGACGTTGCTTCGTCGGAGTTCTACAAGGACGGCAAGTACGACCTTGACTTCAAGAACCCCAACTCGGACTCCAGCAAGTGGATCTCGGGTAAGGAGCTCGCCCAGATCTATCTCGGCTACATCAAGAAGTACCCCATCATCTCGATTGAGGACCCCTTCGACCAGGACGACTGGGAGGCCTGGTCGGTgctccgcgccgaggctgGCATCACCATCATTGGTGACGACCTGACGGTCACTAACCCCCTGCGTATCAAGACCGCCATTGAGAAGAAGGCCTGCAACGGTCTCCTCCTCAAGATCAACCAGATCGGCACCATCTCGGAGTCGATCCAGGCTGCTCAGCTCGCCCAGTCGGACAACTGGGCGGTCATGGTCTCGCACCGCTCGGGTGAGACTGAGGACACGACCATTGCCGACGTTGCTGTTGCTCTCAACTCGGGCATCATCAAGACCGGTGCCCCGGCCCGTTCGGAGCGTGTGTCTAAGTACAACGCCCTCCTCCGCATCGAGTCGACCGAGCCCGACGCGGTCTACGCTGGCATTGACGGCTTCACCAGCGGCGACAACGCCCCCAAGGTGATCCGCAAGTAA
- the STE23 gene encoding insulysin (COG:O; EggNog:ENOG503NUAC; MEROPS:MER0003386), which translates to MVSNLQSARSMATVAPSSGANVSASGFVQKTIKLTDGKQATYEAFGKPIEKPLLDNREYKLIRLPNQLEVLVISDPETDKASAAMDVRVGHLSDPHDLQGMAHYCEHLLFMGTKKYPRENEYSEYLSNHSGSSNAFTSLENTNYYFDVGHEHFEGALDRFAQFFLEPLFDASCSEREIRAVDSEHKKNLQSDLWRSFQLEKSLSDASHPYSKFGTGNLTTLWEEPRARGVDIRQELLKFHAEYYSANMMKLVVIGRESAEQLTRWVVEKFSSVPNKGKAAPQFPNSPLGPEQLGTQVLFRTIKDLRSLELTFPFPEQVHLYKSKPGQLISHFIGHEGHGSLFACLKQRGWANVLSAGSGVGAEGFELFKIAVDLTPEGYENYEQVVAAIFQYLDLLKSQTIEDWMYNEVEKLSELRFAFKEKSSPASYGSMLAGQMQNSMPPEWVLSGNYLLREFNLPLIRETLTYLRPDHCRVMLAGREPPAGHTLDSKERWYGTEYTIAPIPKSLLKPVKALDGMSMPKQNEFIPSNLDVIGEKDAAATPAGRPRLLSNTSMARLWHKQDDRFFLPKANVSMLLKTPRVNESPRSAVQSRMWVELVKDALSEFSYDAEVAGLLYNVDSQLDGIVIVVAGYNDKLQLLLQSILDTLTKLTVDPKRFDIVMDQVRRNYQNFDLEEPYQHAAFYSTYLLTEQMWTQHEKLAAIDSIKAEDVQKYIASACEKMHIEMLVHGNIAAEQAEGLLGQVESHLGASPLPVSEVAPAPSLLLPEGSNTAWKLPVENPGNVNSSLEYYVQVGTPTDVKQRAALGLFAQIAHEPCFDQLRTKEQLGYLVFSGVRRAAGSMGFRVIVQSERDSDYLESRIDAFLDQLRSLLQKMTVEEFEAHKRSLINKKLENVKNLAEETTRFWSNIHSGYYDFMNRERDVALLKELTKNDVMHLMDTYVHPSSTKRAKSVTHLQSQGTSTPLSKEAFEAFADFLGEHGSPVPVEARDELAAQAQSVQALKTIVQALYAQGAASTDLEERQVLEAVDRFAAQHPAADATPASSAAVRDALPVHTIDNVRAFKQHLKKSEVPEPVLPWADYEEAPQATREAELAIVPPSAKRSVRANM; encoded by the coding sequence ATGGTGAGCAACTTGcagagcgcacgctcgatgGCAACCGTGGCACCTTCTTCTGGTGCCAACGTGTCTGCGTCTGGATTTGTGCAGAAAACAATTAAGTTAACGGATGGCAAGCAAGCTACCTATGAGGCATTCGGTAAGCCGATTGAAAAGCCCCTGCTTGACAACCGCGAGTACAAGCTGATCCGTCTTCCGAACCAGCTGGAAGTGCTTGTGATCAGCGACCCAGAAACTGACAaggcaagcgccgcgatggATGTCCGTGTCGGCCACCTGTCGGACCCTCACGACCTGCAGGGTATGGCGCACTACTGCGAGCACCTCCTGTTCATGGGCACTAAAAAGTACCCGCGTGAGAATGAGTACAGTGAATACCTTTCGAACCACAGCGGCAGCTCCAATGCCTTTACCTCGCTCGAAAACACCAACTACTACTTTGACGTGGGCCACGAGCACTTTGAAGGTGCATTGGACCGCTTTGCGCAGTTCTTCTTGGAGCCGCTGTTTGACGCAAGTTGTTCGGAGCGTGAGATCCGTGCTGTAGACTCGGAGCACAAGAAGAACTTGCAGTCGGATCTCTGGCGCTCGTTCCAGCTGGAAAAGAGTCTGTCGGACGCATCGCACCCCTATTCCAAGTTCGGTACCGGTAACCTCACGACGCTATGGGAAGAGCCTCGTGCACGCGGCGTGGATATTCGCCAGGAGCTGCTTAAATTCCACGCGGAGTACTATAGCGCCAACATGATGAAGCTTGTCGTGATTGGACGCGAGTCCGCCGAGCAGCTTACCCGCTGGGTCGTCGAAAAGTTTTCGAGTGTGCCGAACAAAGGAAAAGCCGCACCGCAGTTCCCCAACTCGCCTCTTGGCCCCGAGCAGTTGGGTACACAAGTTCTCTTCCGCACCATCAAAGACCTGCGCTCCCTGGAGCTTACCTTCCCTTTCCCGGAGCAGGTGCATCTCTACAAATCCAAGCCTGGCCAGCTAATTTCACATTTTATTGGCCATGAAGGTCATGGCTCGCTTTTCGCATGCCTCAAGCAGCGGGGATGGGCGAATGTACTGAGCGCCGGCTCGGGTGTCGGTGCCGAGGGTTTCGAGCTCTTCAAGATCGCCGTCGACCTCACGCCGGAAGGCTACGAGAACTATGAGCAGGTGGTCGCTGCCATTTTCCAGTACCTTGACCTGCTCAAGTCGCAGACCATCGAGGACTGGATGTACAACGAGGTGGAGAAGCTGAGCGAGCTGCGTTTCGCCTTCAAGGAGAAGTCGTCGCCTGCTTCCTATGGTTCGATGCTAGCCGGCCAGATGCAAAACTCGATGCCGCCCGAGTGGGTTCTGTCGGGCAACtacctgctgcgcgagttCAACTTGCCGCTGATTCGCGAGACGCTCACGTACCTCCGTCCCGACCATTGCCGCGTCATGCTTGCCGGTCGCGAGCCTCCAGCGGGTCACACGCTCGATTCGAAGGAGCGTTGGTACGGCACCGAGTACACGATCGCGCCGATCCCCAAGTCGCTGCTCAAGCCCGTCAAAGCGCTCGACGGGATGTCGATGCCGAAGCAGAACGAGTTTATTCCGTCGAACCTCGATGTGATTGGCGAGAAGGACGCGGCTGCGACGCCGGCTGGCCGTCCGCGGTTGCTGAGCAACACATCGATGGCCCGTCTGTGGCACAAGCAAGATGACCGTTTCTTCCTGCCCAAGGCCAACGTCTCGATGTTGCTCAAGACGCCGCGCGTGAATGAGTCGCCGCGTTCGGCAGTGCAGTCGCGTATGTGGGTCGAGCTGGTGAAGGATGCGCTCTCTGAGTTCTCCTATGATGCAGAAGTCGCCGGTCTGCTGTACAATGTCGACAGCCAGCTTGACGGCATTGTCATTGTTGTCGCAGGATACAACGACAAGCTGCAGCTCCTTCTCCAGTCGATTCTCGACACGCTGACCAAGCTCACGGTCGATCCCAAGCGCTTTGATATTGTGATGGACCAGGTCCGCCGCAACTACCAAAACTTCGACTTGGAGGAGCCATACCAACACGCTGCCTTTTACTCTACGTACCTGCTCACCGAGCAGATGTGGACGCAACACGAGAAGCTCGCTGCGATTGACTCGATCAAGGCGGAAGATGTGCAGAAGTACATTGCTTCGGCGTGCGAAAAGATGCATATCGAGATGCTCGTCCACGGCAACATtgctgccgagcaggccgagggcCTTTTGGGCCAGGTCGAGAGCCACCTAGGTGCTTCACCGCTGCCGGTGAGCGAAGTTGCTCCTGCCCCGTCGCTGCTCCTGCCCGAAGGGAGCAATACGGCGTGGAAGCTGCCGGTGGAGAACCCTGGCAATGTCAACTCGAGCTTGGAGTACTACGTCCAGGTCGGTACCCCGACCGACGTAAAACAGCGTgcagcgctcggcctctttgcgcagaTCGCACACGAGCCGTGCTTCGACCAGCTGCGCACCAAGGAGCAGCTTGGCTACCTGGTCTTTAgtggcgtgcgccgcgccgccggttCGATGGGCTTCCGTGTGATTGTGCAGTCCGAACGCGACTCAGACTACCTCGAGTCGCGCATCGATGCATTCCTCGACCAACTGCGCAGCCTCCTCCAAAAGATGACGGTGGAAGAGTTTGAGGCGCACAAGCGTTCGCTCATCAACAAGAAGCTCGAGAACGTCAAgaacctcgccgaggagaCGACCCGCTTCTGGTCGAATATCCACTCGGGTTACTATGACTTTATGAACCGCGAACGCGATGTGGCACTCCTGAAGGAGCTCACGAAAAACGATGTAATGCACCTGATGGATACGTATGTGCATCCCAGCAGCACCAAGCGCGCCAAGAGCGTGACGCATCTCCAGTCGCAAGGCACCTCGACGCCACTGAGCAAAGAGGCCTTCGAGGCCTTTGCCGACTTCCTTGGCGAGCACGGATCGCCGGTTCCGGTcgaagcgcgcgacgaactcgctgcgcaggcgcaaaGCGTGCAGGCGCTTAAGACGATTGTTCAGGCCCTGTACGCCcagggcgccgcgtcgacggaCCTCGAAGAGCgccaggtgctcgaggctgTGGACCGctttgcggcgcagcacccTGCTGCCGATGCCACGCCGGCGTCCAgtgcggcggtgcgtgaTGCGCTGCCTGTGCACACCATCGACAACGTGCGTGCCTTTAAGCAGCACCTCAAGAAGAGCGAGGTCCCTGAGCCTGTGTTGCCCTGGGCGGACTATGAAGAGGCGCCGCAAGCGACGCGCGAAGCAGAGCTGGCAATTGTTCCTCCGTCGGCCAAACGTAGCGTACGTGCAAACATGTAG
- a CDS encoding uncharacterized protein (COG:I; EggNog:ENOG503NUUZ; TransMembrane:4 (i79-98o123-144i292-311o323-340i)) — MSTAMEKNLTGAVKRMPTVNTGDEAVKTSEAAPRFAPRQAKPFDQKELFQYKVPDFTPQDLLSAIPSHCFERSTFKSSLYLLADFAMVAALVYAATWIDTLSTYVHFSTSFASESAVQTAVRYTLWTLYSFTQGLVFTGIWVIAHECGHRAFSPSKDVNNTVGWFLHSALLVPYHSWRISHARHHAGTGHMTRDEVFVPRTREHQGKLPLCPAGDDKTMENVQANASFGERVAELLEDAPLFNFLELLIQQLVGWPLYLLFNVSGQMHFPKGTNHFNPDSVIFDKRHRGQVMVSNLGIGLTLSALCAWAYFSPGGWEEVAKYYIVPYLWTNNWLVMITYLQHTDPLVPHYDASVWTFPRGALCTVDRNWLGPVGPWLLHGISETHVVHHVCSKIPHYHAWEASQALQKRIGVHYMKSNENVLVSLWKTIRGCRFVEKEPVAFYRNSNGVPKSTAVFPSKEDSGVSYTE, encoded by the exons ATGTCTACGGCTATGGAGAAGAACCTTACGGGCGCCGTCAAGCGCATGCCTACGGTCAACACTGGCGATGAGGCAGTGAAGACGAGCGAGGCTGCGCCTCGCTTCGCTCCCCGTCAGGCTAAGCCGTTCGATCAGAAGGAACTATTCCAGTACAAGGTTCCTGACTTCACCCCTCAGGACCTGCTCTCTGCGATCCCTAGCCACTGCTTTGAGCGCTCGACTTTCAAATCGAGCCTGTACCTTCTGGCGGACTTTGCCATGGTCGCTGCTCTCGTGTACGCTGCGACCTGGATTGACACGCTCTCCACCTACGTTCACTTCTCGACTTCCTTCGCCTCGGAGTCGGCAGTTCAGACCGCTGTTCGCTACACTCTGTGGACCCTGTACAGCTTTACCCAGGGCCTGGTCTTTACCGGTATCTGGGTTATCGCCCACGAGTGCGGCCATCGTGCTTTCAGCCCCAGCAAGGATGTGAACAACACGGTGGGCTGGTTCCTTCACTCTGCTCTCCTTGTGCCTTACCACTCGTGGCGCATCTCGCATGCCCGCCATCATGCTGGTACGGGCCACATGACCCGCGACGAGGTCTTTGTTCCTCGCACGCGTGAGCACCAGGGTAAGCTTCCTCTGTGCCCTGCTGGTGACGACAAGACCATGGAGAACGTGCAGGCCAACGCCTCGTTTGGCGAGCGCGTTGCTGAGCTTCTTGAAGATGCGCCCCTCTTTAACTTTTTGGAGCTTCTTATCCAGCAGCTGGTCGGCTGGCCCCTGTACCTCCTTTTCAACGTCTCAGGCCAGATGCATTTCCCTAAGGGCACTAATC ACTTCAACCCCGACTCGGTGATTTTTGACAAGCGTCATCGCGGCCAGGTCATGGTGTCCAACCTAGGCATCGGCCTCACTCTTTCCGCTCTCTGCGCCTGGGCCTACTTCTCGCCGGGCGGCTGGGAGGAGGTGGCCAAGTACTACATTGTGCCCTACCTCTGGACCAACAACTGGCTGGTAATGATCACCTACCTGCAGCACACCGACCCTCTGGTGCCTCACTACGACGCCTCGGTGTGGACCTTCCCCCGTGGCGCTCTCTGCACGGTTGACCGCAACTGGCTCGGCCCTGTCGGCCCCTGGCTGCTGCACGGCATCAGCGAGACGCACGTTGTGCACCACGTCTGCAGCAAGATCCCTCACTACCACGCCTGGGAGGCCTCGCAGGCGCTTCAAAAGCGTATTGGCGTGCACTACATGAAATCCAACGAAAACGTCCTCGTTTCGCTCTGGAAGACGATCCGTGGATGCCGCTTCGTGGAGAAGGAGCCTGTTGCTTTCTACCGTAATTCTAACGGTGTTCCGAAGTCTACGGCGGTTTTCCCCTCGAAGGAGGACTCGGGTGTGTCTTACACCGAGTAA
- a CDS encoding uncharacterized protein (BUSCO:EOG09264Z3D; COG:S; EggNog:ENOG503P59A) — MGKLEPSTTPTQPPKDDPFTPEQLAQYNGADPSKPVYVAVKAPGSGYHVFAGKDASRGLGMSSLNPEDAVADYSTLDEAQMKVLNDWFEYYKKRYNIVGKVVA, encoded by the exons ATGGGCAAGCTCGAACCTAGCACGACTCCTACGCA ACCCCCTAAGGATGACCCTTTTACACCCGAGCAGCTGGCGCAGTACAACGGTGCTGACCCGTCCAAGCCTGTGTACGTTGCTGTGAAAG CCCCTGGCAGCGGTTACCATGTGTTTGCTGGCAAGGATGCGTCCCGGGGTCTTGGTATGTCGAGCCTTAACCCTGAGGACGCTGTGGCCGACTACTCCACGCTCGATGAGGCGCAGATGAAGGTCCTGAACGACTGG TTTGAGTACTACAAGAAGCGGTATAACATTGTAGGCAAAGTGGTCGCGTAG
- a CDS encoding uncharacterized protein (COG:S; EggNog:ENOG503NY8R; BUSCO:EOG09263G4R), translated as MGADLSKLRGGEAVQRRSNEPSTTGVATDAPDLSAVKSGGPSDHPDPETFTEQVVNDVETVQEASATKADDSLAYHREQVQRLRGEQASTDKGDELLRSELKEAGLLDQRDAAESSDASSDDDSDSDDSDDSGEDVDPNVTQTLDVDEGGAGDNEPPATKNEVLETEIPTPSISQVGPEEMPLLQHIGHIHSIVDSVVLVAQTPDPREIQGLPVEPKPFDVLDSESLLCTSDGRVIGLVYETFGSVQKPMYSIRFPSVDAIDRSLIQPGVPVYFLPTSSTYVLTRAIRTKGSDASNIWDEEVGEDEAEYSDDEEEAAAKRRAKQERRARTDEANAGAVPSNEMDPLEASLGPLGGYPSGEGPSTRGSKRKDKARRGRGGASFGDFTGGAPRKRGRPHAYRQPAAPHINPRFAGQWLQPGPMPYGMPMGMPMPPFPPSPFGMPPFGGNAHGAYSPNHAQMDAPSGATYDPRAPHLNPRPPSGSDSPYTPH; from the exons ATGGGCGCCGACCTCTccaagctgcgcggcggcgaggccgtCCAGCGTCGCTCAAATGAGCCTTCCACTACGGGAGTTGCTACAGACGCTCCTGATCTAAGCGCCGTCAAGAGCGGCGGACCTTCTGACCACCCCGATCCCGAAACTTTTACGGAACAGGTCGTAAATGACGTTGAAACTGTACAAGAAGCAAGTGCTACAAAAGCAGATGACTCACTTGCCTATCACCGCGAACAGGTCCAGCGTCTGCGTGGAGAACAGGCTTCTACGGACAAGGGCGACGAGTTGCTGCGTAGTGAACTCAAAGAGGCAGGCCTGCTAGACCAGCGCGATGCTGCCGAGTCGAGCGATGCATCGTCGGATGACGACAGTGACTCGGACGATTCCGACGACTCGGGCGAGGACGTCGATCCTAATGTGACGCAAACGCTGGATGTGGACGAAGGCGGTGCAGGAGACAATGAGCCGCCCGCGACCAAAAACGAGGTCCTGGAGACAGAGATCCCTACGCCTTCGATCTCGCAAGTTGGCCCGGAAGAAATGCCGCTTCTGCAACACATTGGCCACATTCACTCGATTGTGGACAGCGTAGTGCTGGTTGCCCAAACGCCCGACCCTAGAGAGATACAGGGCCTTCCTGTGGAGCCCAAACCATTTGATGTGCTCGACTCGGAGAGTCTGCTGTGCACTTCGGATGGCCGCGTGATTGGTCTT GTGTATGAGACGTTTGGCTCCGTCCAAAAACCCATGTACTCGATCCGATTTCCAAGCGTCGACGCGATCGACCGAAGCCTCATCCAGCCGGGTGTTCCGGTTTACTTCCTACCTACCAGCAGCACCTATGTCTTGACGCGTGCCATCCGCACGAAGGGCAGTGACGCAAGCAACATCTGGGACGAAGAAGTCGGTGAAGACGAAGCAGAGTacagcgacgacgaagaaGAAGCTGCTGCTAAGCGCCGTGCCaagcaggagcgccgcgcgcgtacTGATGAGGCGAATGCAGGCGCCGTTCCTAGCAATGAGATGGATCCTCTGGAAGCTTCACTGGGGCCGCTGGGCGGTTACCCTTCTGGCGAAGGCCCTAGCACGCGCGGAAGCAAGCGCAAGGATAAGGCACGCCGTGGCCGTGGCGGTGCTTCGTTCGGCGACTTTACAGgtggcgcaccgcgcaAGCGCGGTCGTCCGCATGCCTATAGACAGCCTGCTGCACCGCACATCAACCCTCGTTTTGCTGGACAATGGCTGCAGCCTGGCCCGATGCCCTATGGAATGCCGATGGGAATGCCGATGCCGCCCTTCCCCCCCAGCCCTTTTGGCATGCCGCCTTTCGGTGGAaatgcgcacggcgcttaTTCGCCTAACCATGCCCAGATGGACGCCCCGTCGGGTGCGACGTAcgatcctcgcgcgccgcacttGAACCCCCGCCCTCCCTCGGGCTCCGACTCTCCGTATACCCCGCATTAG
- a CDS encoding malate synthase (COG:H; EggNog:ENOG503NX6Q), whose protein sequence is MSVEGVRILAPVLGDHAKILTPEAIKFLAVLHRNFEGTRQERLKAREARQVELDGGKTLDFLPHTRDIREDPSWVGAKPAPGLRDRRVEITGPVDRKMVINALNSGAYTYMADFEDSNSPTWANNLNGQVNLNAAINRTVDFKQSNGKEYKLKPADQLATLIVRPRGWHLNEDFFLVDGQPISGGIFDFGLYFFHNAKQLVANGFGPYFYLPKMESHLEARLWNDIFNLSQDYIGIPRGTIRGTVLIETITAAFEMEEIIYELREHSSGLNCGRWDYIFSFIKRQRYNQSAVLPDRGDVTMTAPFMQAYVNLLIQTCHKRGVAAIGGMAAQIPIKDDQKANDAVMEKVRADKLREVKAGHDGTWVAHPALVKIALEVFNKHMLGPNQYYVRRPEVNVTALDLLNPNVAGKITEKGARANVQALLAYCANWVQGLGCVPINYLMEDAATAEISRISLWQWVYHGASTVDGKKVTPQYIDDLLKDEASKLKLDAKAVDLSRRYLSQQVRAKKPSEFLTSDLSAHLDNSSSLAKI, encoded by the coding sequence ATGTCTGTTGAAGGTGTTCGTATTCTCGCCCCTGTGCTTGGTGACCACGCCAAGATCCTCACCCCTGAGGCCATCAAGTTCTTGGCTGTGCTGCACCGCAACTTCGAGGGTACCCGCCAGGAGCGCCTGAAGGCCCGTGAGGCCCGCCAGGTCGAGCTGGACGGCGGCAAGACTCTGGACTTCCTGCCCCATACCCGCGATATCCGCGAGGACCCCTCATGGGTTGGTGCCAAGCCCGCCCCTGGTCTCCGCGACCGTCGCGTTGAGATCACCGGCCCCGTTGACCGCAAGATGGTCATCAACGCCCTGAACTCGGGTGCCTACACCTACATGGCCGACTTCGAGGACTCGAACTCGCCTACCTGGGCCAACAACCTCAACGGTCAGGTTAACCTGAACGCGGCCATCAACCGCACCGTCGACTTCAAGCAGTCGAACGGCAAGGAGTACAAGCTGAAGCCCGCTGATCAGCTTGCTACTCTCATTGTCCGCCCCCGTGGCTGGCACCTGAACGAGGACTTCTTCCTCGTTGACGGCCAGCCCATCTCTGGTGGTATCTTCGACTTCGGTCTCTACTTCTTCCACAACGCCAAGCAGCTTGTGGCCAACGGCTTCGGTCCGTACTTCTACCTCCCTAAGATGGAGTCGCACCTTGAGGCCCGTCTCTGGAACGACATCTTCAACCTGTCGCAGGACTACATCGGCATCCCCCGCGGCACCATCCGTGGTACCGTGCTGATCGAGACCATCACTGCTGCCTTTGAGATGGAGGAGATCATCTACGAGCTCCGTGAGCACTCGTCGGGTCTCAACTGCGGTCGCTGGGACTACATTTTCTCGTTCATCAAGCGCCAGCGCTACAACCAGAGTGCTGTGCTGCCCGACCGTGGTGACGTTACCATGACTGCTCCCTTCATGCAGGCCTACGTGAACCTCCTCATCCAGACCTGCCACAAGCGTGGTGTGGCTGCTATCGGTGGTATGGCCGCCCAGATCCCCATCAAGGACGACCAGAAGGCCAACGATGCCGTTATGGAGAAGGTCCGTGCCGACAAACTCCGCGAGGTCAAGGCCGGCCACGACGGTACGTGGGTTGCCCACCCCGCGCTGGTCAAGATCGCCCTTGAGGTGTTCAACAAGCACATGCTTGGTCCTAACCAATACTATGTCCGCCGCCCCGAGGTGAACGTGACTGCCCTCGACCTTCTCAACCCCAACGTCGCGGGCAAGATCACCGAGAAGGGTGCTCGCGCCAACGTGCAGGCCCTCCTCGCCTACTGCGCCAACTGGGTTCAGGGTCTTGGCTGTGTCCCGATCAACTACCTCATGGAGGACGCTGCTACTGCTGAGATCTCGCGTATCTCGCTCTGGCAGTGGGTCTACCACGGTGCCAGCACTGTGGACGGCAAGAAGGTCACTCCCCAGTACATTGACGACCTCCTGAAGGACGAGGCTTCCAAGCTCAAGCTCGACGCCAAGGCTGTGGATCTCTCGCGCCGCTACCTGTCCCAGCAGGTGCGCGCCAAGAAGCCCAGCGAGTTCCTTACCTCGGACCTCTCTGCCCACCTTGACAACAGCAGCTCGCTCGCCAAGATCTAA